The Kogia breviceps isolate mKogBre1 chromosome 19, mKogBre1 haplotype 1, whole genome shotgun sequence genome contains the following window.
TCTCCGTGCGGTATCGGGGCACTGTCAGCTCATCTGCGGGCAGCCAAGGGACTGGGAGTCAGGGGGCTTGTGACCCTGGAGTCTGTGCGCCACATCTGACTCCAGGGTTAGGATAAACCTAAAGGATAAACCTTCCTCctccagggaggaagggagaggaacgCGCAGGGGAAAGGACACaggccccctcctccttctctccgaCCTCCCCATGCAATCCAACCCCAAGCCTTGTTGCTCCTCCCCTTACAGCACTCTCATCCCCTGCTACTCAAAGCGTGGCCCGTGGAACAACAGCATTGGcagcacctgggagcttgttcGAAATGCAGAAGCACAGGCCCCACCCAgagctgctgaatcagaatccccGTTCTAGCAGATCCCCGGGTGATTTCACGTGCACATTCAAGTTGGAGAATCGCTGCTCTAATCCATCCCTTTCCTGCCCACCCCTCAGCCCTGCCCTGCACAGATCTTCATCCTTTCTCCATCAAGAGAGAGTGGTTATACTATTCTGAGAGTCTGACCCCACCCACCAGGCTCTCCTTTCCCCCAGTTCTTCCCGGGGTGGGGGCTGCTTCCTGGGCAACCTGCAGAAAAGTCACTCAAGCCTGACATTCCTCTGCCTTTGATCCCCCAGTGATTCCCCATGACCCCAAACCATGTTCACGTTTCTTGGCCCAGCACGCTCTGTGCCTGCCAACCTTTCAGCTTCAGCTCTGCTTACTACTCCCTGGTCTGGACTCATCTGGGCAACACCAAACACACACCTCCAGGCATTTGTATGTGCTGTTTCTCCCCGGAATGCCCTCTCTCATTGGCCAGGGAAATGCAAGACTCCAATGGAAAGTCCCCTTCCATGGGAAGCCCTTCCAGCCCTTCCAGGGCCTCCTCTAGGACAGCATTTAGTACCTGAATCCTATTTCTGGTTTACACACGAGGTATGGCCCGGGACAGATTACTTAACCACACTGAGccttagtgtcctcatctgtaaaatggaaataattactaTATCTGCCTCCTGGGATTGCTGCAAAATTATAAGGATTGATACGTAGAAAGCATCTGGAGCAGTTCTTGCTGCATAGTAAGTGCTTGATAAACACAGATGTTAGTATTACTCTCCCACGAAATTTTAAGCTCTTTGAAAGCAACCTTATCTCcttatccccagcacctagcggATAGTGGGTGCTTAACAAATATATGTGGCAGGAAAGAATAAATGCGTGAATGACAATCGCCATTTCTGGTTCGGGTTTCTCACAGGCTCAGGGAGCACAGGAACCCTGTCCGTATAGCTCAGCGCTGCACCCGCACCCCCTCTCACCACAGCCTCGCTTCTGGCACACACACTGGGTCAGAACGTGCAGCGGGGGGGGGATGACCCTCTGCCTGGACTTGCTCATCCTCCCTGCATGGTCCTCTCAGCAGCAGTCAGAACAGTGGGAAAAACCCCTGGATGGAGTCCAGTGCTATCCCGTCCTTCTGGGTCTCCCTTCGTGGATGAGGGGCAGGCCAGCACCTCCCTCTTCCGGCAGCCCGACCTCATAGATTCTCACTCCCAAGCGCCTCCCCCCATCAACCTGAGAGCTCCGAGGCTGGGGCTCCCCTCCTCTGGGCTCTTCACCAGCCCCCAACCTGCCCCCATACCTGAGCCTCTCCTTCCACTGGGCTCCGTTCGGGGGGTTGCCTTCTGGCCGTGGGGCATCTTGGGGGCCTTGTGGTCAGGGGTGGAGGCTGGGCCTGGGTGGGCCTTGCTCCCACAGTCCAGGTCAGGGATGGCCTTCAGCAGCTCTGCCTGTGTCTCCTCCAGAAGCCGGTTGATGTCCTTGGCGCTGTACTGGGTCAGGGCTGCCCGCTTCTCCTCCCAGTCCCGCTCGGCAGCCTTGAGAGGAGGGGTCGACAGTCAGGACTGAAGCAGCTGCCCTGCTCCTGGACCTTTGGGGCCTCAGCCACACATGCAAGGAATGGAAAGGAAGCCTCCCATTTGGTCCGAGCCTCGGGCTTCTCCTTGAGTATTACATGCTTTCCCTGTGAGCCTGCAATACCACCTTCATTACAAACTACTCTTGGGATAAACTTAGACTTGCTTTTAgacattttattctgtttcacgGAGCACATAATCTACTCCTATGCTAATACCACACTGCTTTGATTATCGTAGGTTTATAATAAGCTTTTCTGTCTAGCAGGACTAATGTCACCCTCAGTATACTTCTCAGACTTCCTCGTCCCCCAGGAACAAGTCCCCACGTGTTGGCACTTGCCAATCTAGGAGGGGGGTGAGAACGTGTGAGCCTAGTTCTGGCCCCCCCATGCCAGGCCCAGCACCTCAACAGACACAGCCTTGTCCACGCTTCTCTTGCCAGGAGTGTCCAGGCCTTTGGTGGGGTTGCCTGCCTTCGGGGTCGGAGGGGCTCCCTCGGTTGGCCCGCTCATCTCGTGGAGCTTCAGTggagggctggggggtggcatttCAAAGTCCAAGCTCTTGTTGAAGTCAGTCTCGGCTGTCACCTTCTTGGGGGACTGATTCAGGAGGTTGCCGGGGGGTGGCCATGCACCTTCGTCCACTTGCCTAGGGTTGGGAGAGTTGGGAGCAGGTGTGAGGCCTGCAGGGTGGTGGCCCCATGGAGGGAAGCCTggcctgggggaggtggggtTTGAGGAGGGCTCTGGGATCTTGCAGGACAAGTGGAAGGGCCTGGGGAGGAGTGACTGCATCCGGCAAATGGGAGGGCCAAGCCTACAACATGCACGGGGCCACAGGTCAGAGCTGAGGTGCAGATCCAATCGGCACACCAGTGAGCTTTGTGGGAATTGGGATAAGGGGTCAGGGTGACCTATCGATCTAGCTCAGTATGTGACCCCACTGGGAAACTGGAGGTCAGAGATAAGAACTCAGGGATAGAATGACCTTCGGATCTGGGCCAGCGTGTCTGTGACCCCACGGCAGCGCTTGAGTAGCCCATCCAGGCGTTGTGGCTCTTCCTTCAGGAACTTCACTGCCTCCACCTCCACACGCAGCACTACCCGCATCTTGCTCTGCAGGCCTGGGAAGTGAgctgaggggaagggaaggagtgaGCTGGGGAGGGAGCAGCTCCGAGGACTGGGACGACAtgcagtggggtgggggtaggggtgcCCCCCAGGCTCACCCTTGAGTTCAGTCAGCGTCTCTCCGAGCTGCTTCAGCACCAGCGCCTTCTCTTCCAGCTCGGGCCCAGGCACCAGTCGGTGGTTGTGGGACACGTCCCTCTGGATCTTCTCCACCGACTTCTCCAGGTCACTGCAGCCACAGAAAGACCCTTTCAGCCCCtctggccccagcccagccccctgaAATTGGGCAGCTTGAAAGAAATCAGGTAGCCAAtcagatgaaaattaaaagccaTCCACCAGGCCACAAGCCCAAGTGAAATCAGAAAGCCAAACTTCAGAGATGAGACTTCAGACACACTCCCTAACAGGTGCCCTGGGCCCCCTCTTTGAAGTTCTGATCTCTAGCAACATCAATCCAAATCTCCCTCCCGATAACTTGTATCCTCTGATTCTCATTAAGCCAAGGACACAGCAGAGAAATTGGCAGCTTTTCAGAGAACTGGAGGCAGTTGCATGTGCTCCTAAAGAGTCTCTTCTTTTCCAGGGTGGCACCACGTCCATCTACCTTTGCTCAAGTGATCCAGACACTCAGCCTCTTTCCTCAATGACAAAGCTGCTTTCAATTTTCAGATGGTTTATGCTGggcttgtggggttttttccttctttaaaaaatttatttatttgtttatttttggctgcattgggtcttcgttggtgcgctcaggctttctctagttgcggtgagcaggggctactcttagtggcggtgcacgggcttctcactgaggtggcctctcttgttgcggagcacaggctctaggtgcgcaggcttcagtagttgtggtgcacgggctcagcagttgtggctcacgggctctagagtgcaggctcagtagttgtggcgcacgggcttagttgctccgcagcatgtgggatcttcccggactagggctggaacctgtgtcccctgcattggcaggtggattcttaaccgctgcaccaccagggaagcccttgtgtcattttaaaaccctccatatttttaaaatgtaaatcagaccACCAAGGCACCACTGCCTGTTTTGAACCCAAAATGGATCCCAACATTTTGAGgctaaaatccaaactcttcaaTGTAGCCAAGAAGGGTATGAGGGTAGTAGTTGAAAAtttggctctggagtcagacaggtcCAAAttccaatcccagctctgcccgACCCAGCAGAGATCTTAGACAAGTTACTGACTGTCTCCaggtctcaatttcctcaccccAAAAAAATGGGGATGGTAAGAGTTTCTCCCTCCTGGGgccactgtgaggattaaatgagctaatgcaaGGGGTCAGTCCCTGGGAGCTGCTCTTATTTTCCCTCCAGCTACATCCACTGTCCTCCTCATCTGGCTTGCTTCTGTTTAGAACCATCCAGAATTGCTGAGGTCCTCGTATGTGCTGGCTCTCGCTGGGCCTCTATAATGCCATTTCTTCTGCCTAGAACACTCCATTtagcacccccccacacacatacacatgcacacacatgtgtgACTAACTCCCACTCATCCTCAGGTCCCAATGGGAACGTCTCCTCGCTTCCCTACACTTGGGGTTGGGGGTCTGCTTCCTCCCTGGAGCTCCTGTTTGCTGGGCTAAGCAACTCTACGCAGGCAGACACCATGTCTTTCTGATTCATCTCCGATTTCCAGCATGTGGCATGGTGCCTGGAGCAGAATAAATGCCTGGTAAATAATTATGGaaggaatgaataagtgaaagaagGAACTCTGCCCAGGTAGGTCATCTCACTTCTGTACTTGAGTCACTGATGTCCCTGACCCACATGCGGGACTCTACATACATTCCTGTCAAATCCCATCTGTTGGATTTCAGCTCAACAATCCATGTAGGAACAACTTTTGAATCTCAGTTCTACCATCCAACAGATTTGCTCCCCCTGAAAGCTCTGTGTCATCAGCAAATCTTATCAGCATGCTTTATACATCTTCGTCCAACTAGCGGGTGAACAGACAGATCACACTGGAGCCAAGGACAAAATCCTGTGAGTCAGCACTACCAGTTAAAGATCTATCTTGTACTAAGTGCTTACGGTCTGCCAGGTGCACATTCATCTCCTCACTTTCtttaccttatttaatcctcacaacaaatccTGTGAGTGGGAACCATTATTACCTCCAGTTTACACACAGACAAATAGTAGCTTAGACactagactacatttcccagcctcccttgcaggtaGAAGTGGCCTTTCGACTGAGGTCTAGCGAATGGAATATGAGTGGAAGGGGTACATGCTGCTTCCAGACCTGGCCCCTAAAAACCTCCCATGTAAGCTCCTCCATGCTCACTTCCCCTTCCTGTTGGTTGAAAGACAATGACCCTGTGGATAATCTTGGAAGACACATATTGAAGATGGCAAAATCCCCAttagcctgggtccctgaatgactgCGTGGAGGAAAGCCATTCCGCTAACCCACCAATACTGTTCCATGAGAAATAAAGGTATATTGATTACTTTTGAACCATTAtacaatttgttacagcagctaacCTAACTAATTAATTAGCTACACTAACTAAGCTACCCTAACAATGGgctttggcattaaaaaaaaaaaaaaaagaggctcagagagattaactgacttgtccaaggtcacagaactatTTTGTGGCAAAGCAGGATCTACTCCTGTCTGACTTCAGCCATTGGGTTctgctgcatctccctcccacagtGAACTAACATCACCCCACACCCACCCACTGTCCCCCCCCAGCCTTCACTCCACCACACACGAAGGAACAACTCTCTTTTGATGTGTGTGATACCTGACTGGCTCAGGGTGGGCCAGTTTTGTAAAACGGTCACTCCCAAACATCACCCTGCAGAGGAAGGGACCTTCATTTAAAAGAGCACTCAGGTAAGCCTTCAGGAGGAAATAACACTGCAACTCTCAGGCAGAAGGGACAAGGCCCCCCTTAGGCTCAATTAGCACCTCGATTTTCTGATCATACCATCTGCCAAAGTTTGGGGGCCCATAACCTGGGCAGGCTCTGCAAGTGAGTCCAGACCAGCCCAAGTCTAGACACTGGGATCAGAAAGTAGTGGGGTTTCCAGACCCAGGTTTAGTTCTACAGGAGTTGAGAGGTAAGGGTCAGGACAGAACCAGCGATATAATTTGGGAGTCCCAAAGCAAATGAAGATTTTGCCCctagtttaaaaattaagaatttcaagatagtGACAGCAGATCATTAAACCAAGCATGGGCCTTCACAAGTGTGGGGCCCTGTGTGATTACACAGGTCACATGCTTACAAAGCTGGTCCTGGGTTGGGTCACATTATGCTCCAGAGGCCAAAAGGTCTCAGAGGCTTTCCCTAAGGGCAACATCTAGACAGAGCTCAAGTTCTTGGCTAGTGAGAGAGCCCAGCTGAGTGAAGCGCCGAATCAGCCTTTACTTCCAGCAAGATGCCAGGGCAAAAGGAAGGGGCAGAGTGAAACCAAGCAAGAGCAAGTGTACAGGGGCTGCAGCCAGAGCAGCGGTAAGGATGAGCCTGCTGGCTGACTTAATGCCAGGAGGCTATGGGAGCTGGGCAGGGACGTCCCCCTGGCCAAGCCGAAGCCACTGCAGTGCTGGTGTacagcccaggccccaccccaaaaAAGGTAGGAACTCCTTTCGAAGTAGATGGAGAATCCTGCCGGAAGCATATATCAGCCCCCCAAGCTCTCTCAAGTGAGCAGTCTGAGCAATGGGTTTGATAACAGGGCAGCGGGTAGGGAGTCTGTGTACCCCTGGAGAACTGAGGCCCCCAGGAAGCTGAGGACCAGACACTCATACGACAGGAGCATAAATACATCCTTTCATCCCTTCTGCCTCTGtacttttatatttcctttcattttcctttaatgtCTCAGTAAAGTTCCTTTTGAAAATTCCAACCCCGCTCCTCTGTGCTGAATAAAAAGGGGCAAAAAGGGGACAGGAAAGTTGGGTAAGTGGAATTCCATGGGTAAGGGGGTTGGCAGCCATCTGTCTACTTGGAGATCTGACAAGCGTTGTCACTCAGCTGTCACACTAGGGGTGATGCAGTGGCTGCCACCAGCTTATTTCCAAGTGGGATGGCCCCTTATTTCATCTCAGCCACAAGGGGTCATGAGAATCTTTGCCCTGTGCATCACTGAAAAGCACACGTACTTATAGGCTGCGAGCCCACGGCTGAGGAGCAGGGACCCTTTTCAAGCAGCCCCTTGCAAGTGATACAGCCGTTTATGACCTTGGTGAGAAAGCTGGGCTCCTCTGAGCAGCCTCCCCGGCTCCGAGTCGCTGACCAGTAGAATCCAAGTCCTCTCTGGAGAGAACTGCGAAAATCTTAATACTGGGCATAAGTGAGGAAGCTGAAGTGCAGAGAAGGGCAAAAACTATCGTGATCGAACAGCCTCTCAGTGTTGGAGCTGGACCTCAGGCTCCTTGTGCCCTGCACCACCAAGAAGGAGACCAGATGGAGGAGCAGGGCCTCTGTCTCAGACCCCAGGGACTGACCAGGGAAGGCTGCAGTGGGCTGGGGCTGCTCACTCAGTGGATGGACAGCGGCAGGCAGCTTCTCCCTTCAATGGTGCCAGACAATCAAATCTTGGCCAGACAGCCATTTGCTAAATTTGGAGCAGAGGACTGTCTTCTGTTAACCCTTCCATGTCTAagcatttgggggtggggtgttcTCTATTCCTGGAGCCCTGTTTCAGCTGCACTAGGACGGGAGGAGGGTTCTCCTTGGCTACACCTGGTCTCAGAGATCAGAGACTTGGAGTGGTGGCAACTGTGACTGGTCAGCGCCAAGCTGACCAAGCTGGCTACACCCGAAAGCTCCACCTGAATACTCGCGGGTCAGTTTGCACGGGTCACAGgccagaaggaaagcaggcagAGGGCAGAGTGACATCGGGCAGCTGGACGCATGAGAGTAAGGCTGCAGGCCACGGGGAAGCCAGACTGTGGACCGTTAGGAAGCAAGACCATAGCAAAAGCAGGCAtcaagccagaaaaaaagaaaacaggaattgTGCCAGATGGTCAAAGGTTTGTGGGTCACAGAGAAATCAGGCCACAGAGGAGAAGGAAATCAGGCTTCAGAACGTCACCTGTGATTCAGAAGGAAGGGAGCTTCGCCTCCCCGTGAAACCAGGTTGCCGGCCACCCAGGCCGcacccccagccctccctccaaAGCTGGGCCCAGCCTCACTTGAGCTGCTGGGTAATGAGCTCCTCGTCGTTGAGGTAGCGCAGCCGCTCCTCCTCCACTAGGGTGCGCTGCCGCTGCAGTGGGTCCTCCTGCCGCCGCGCCGCCTCCGACACGCGCATGCTCAGCTCCGCCTCCGTGCCCTTCAGCAGCGCGCGCAAAGACTCCAGGTTCTGTAGCTGCGGGACGCACATGGACCGATggactggggtgggagggaacGGAGGCGCGCAGCCGGGAGAGGGCTAggaggaggcaggcagaggagagcCCGACGCGGGGCAAGCTCCACGGAAGATACCAATGCTCGGCTGTGGCTGTGAGCAGCAGTGAAAGGGTGGGATGGTGGGGGGCACAGGCCGAGGGCTTACTTCTGGGGAAGAATAGAGGCAGGAGGAGAACGGCCTGGGATAGTGGAGGGAGGAGTGCCAAGTTGGGCCCTGCAGAAGGTGCAGCTGCATGGCTGTGGCGGTTCGCTGCAGCGAAGGGGTAAGATGGTGGGGGGCGGAGGACAATGTTTCGTTCTGGGGAAATATAGAGGCAGGAGAACAGGGTAGCGGATATTTGGGGGGCAAGGGGTGGCCCTACGTAGGGCCCTGCCCACCTTGCGGCTGCATGGCTATGGCTTCGATGAAGGACTCAAGCACTGGGGTTTGATAGAGCTTCCGTGGCTGGGCCGGGAAAACCGAGTTCTAAGGCCCAGTTGGGGCAAAGGTGGGGGTGGGCGAGATCTTACCCATTGCCCAGATGGCAACTCTCTGCCCCCTCTCCAGCCTGTCTCTATTCATTATTCTCACCTGACGGGCCCTGGGATACTCTCGAGGAGCGGGCACAGCGATGCCAGGCTCCTGACTGGTGGGACCATCTGCCAGGCGGGGCAGGCCCGGGAAGACTGTGTGGGCTCAGGAAGGGAGAGCTGAGGGGATCTGGGGGAAGGGCTTCCGcccaagggaggggagggggtagaGAATGCggggcaggaagggagagggactGTCCTGAGGGATACTGACCGGAGAAGGGGGCTCAGTGAGGTGGATTGGGGCTTCAGGAGAGCGGTGAGGATTCAGGAAAGGGGCAAGAGGGCTCAGTGAGGGGGACCCGGGCGAGGGATGGGGGCTTGGTGAGGGAGTAGAGACTCACAGAGGTGGCGAGAGTTCGAGGAGGGTTTCGGAGAGCACCCCAGTGAGCGGCGGAGGGCCTCGGGATGGGGCAGACTCGCGGGAAGGAGTTTCGTGGGCAGGTTCTGGCGGGGCGGGGTTTGAGGGGGCGGGGTTTGAGGAAGCGGGGTACAGGGCGAGGCCCTGGAGAGGGTGATACCTGGAGCTTCCGCAGTTGCTGAAGCTGGCTCCGCAGGTCATTGGTGCTGTTCTGCAGGCCACGCAGGTGTAGCTGCATCTGCAAACGGTTGATGGCAGTGGGCTGCCCCGCAGGCGTGCTGCTGGCCGAGGGCGGGGGAGGGCCGGACACTGGGGTGGCCCCGCTGCTCCGGCTGCCTGACCCGCAGGCTGCAGACAGGGACCACGAGGACGGGAGAAAGGGAATAAATCGTGAGCCTGGGGTAAAGTCCCCCCCACTCCTGACCCCACACAGCAGCCACAGAGAGACGTGGCTCTGGCTCCCTGCCCCAACTAGTGGTCAGCCCTCTCTGCGAGGAGCAAAGCGCCGGAGCGAAGGCATCTTGGTCTAAGGTGACTGCTCATTTATCCATTGAAGCCTGGTGATGTAGCCACTTTACAGATTaggaatctgaggctcaaagagggcAAGaacctgtgggggaggggagaagagtcaCTCACGTGCTGAGGGGGTGGCTGCTCCATTGGAGCCTTCAATCTTCTCACTGTGGCACAGGGAAAAGATGGCCATCAGGGGGTCCAGGCCCCAGACTGTCAAAGCTGGGTGAGACCTTAACATAAACTCCTCCAGTCCCCTGATCTCAGGATGCAGTCCCAGAGAAGGGAGGCGAGTCACCCAGGGCAGAATGATGAGACACTGGCTGAGCTGAGCCCAGAGCTCCTGATGTTcactttccctccctcttgcccAACCACATGCCGTGGCAGTGGTGTTGGGAGAAGAACCTCACCTGGGGGTCTCTGGCTCCGAACCTCGCAGTAGGGCACTCTGCACCAGGCCGGTGAGGCTGGCAATTTGCTTCTCCATGGCCTCCATGCGCTCCCTGGGGAAGATGGTGGCTTTGAACAACCCCATCTCTGGGCATGGGGTCCCTCCTGCCCAGCGCCCCATTCCTAAGATTGATAATTAGAGGAAATACCATTCCCTCCCCAGCCACCAGCACACAGACAATTCAAAGGGTCCCACTGCCTAAGGATCCACAGCCTACCTCCAACATTGGAAAGGCCCTTCCCCATCTGACAGtcaccccctccctctccagaCTCATCTCTCATCACTGGCTCCCTAATGGGCCCCACCCAGGCCACTCTGGGTCTCTGCACATGTATTCCCCCTGCCAGCATGCCCTCCTCCTTACCCTCTTCTCTGAAGCCATCCCAGAGTCCCCAACAGCCTTGAGGAGTACACCCTCCCAAGGGAAGAACAAGTATTTTTTGCTGTGTCTCCCTCACTAGGCAGGGCAGGAACCGTGTTTGCTCAGCTTGGCATAAACAGTGGccagtgcagtgcctggcacactggcCACAAGAAAGCTGTATGAATGAATCGTTTCTTCTCACCTCTTAGCAGTGCTGCTTGAGGGCAGAGGGGGGCAGCTCAGTGCCCTGGTTACCTCCTCCAGCCTTGCACCCTTAGCAGGGAGCTGAATGATGGGCAAGAGTTCCCCAGCTCGGAGGCTACATAAAGAAATGtgcctctctccccatccccacttcTTACCAGCACCCCCTCCCCCGTGGACTTCAGCCGGCCCTGTGCTGGACAGCTCTCATGGCGGCACATTCTATGTCTGAGCAGGAAAGGCACTAAATAAAGAGTTCTACTTCAGCCTCAATttcagttggggaaactgaggctcagggaccGGATGCAAACCTAGGTCTCCAGGGTCCTTGTCTGGGGCCCTCTCGTCCAGCTCTCAGGCCTTGCAGATAAAACGTCTTTCCAGTGCCTTCCCTGCCACGGCCAAGATACTCTGGCGACCCCTCAAGGCTACTCCGGGTCTACAAGGATTCCCGGGTCTCAGAGTCCAGGACACAATCTGCCACGGCCTCTGCCgtgtcccctctccccaccccacccgcgCAGCCCCGGGCCTCGCCAGCGTCCCTCACCTGGTCTCCGTGTCCTTGGCTGGCACAGGAGGCCCGAACCCAACGAGCGGGCGCTCCCCAGGCCCGGGGAAGAGCTCGGGAGGGGGGGCTCCAGCCGTCGAGGAGCCCCCGGTGCTGCGGGTCTTGCCTCCGGGGCTCTCGGCGAAGACCGACGAGGAGCCTGAGTCCTTGCGGAAGGACTGGCGCACCGGCGAGCCGCGGCTGGGCGGCCCCGAGTAGGGGCTGTGCGGCGGCGGGGGGCCCCCGGGGGGCGCAGCCACGTCGGCCAGCTTCTGCGGCGACGAGGGCGGCAGGCGGAAGCCGTAGCCGTCGCCATAGAGCGGGCCGCCTCCGGCCGCCGCCTTATACAGCGAGTCCTCCAGGTCGGACTGCAGCGCTGCGGCCGAGTAAGTGCTGAGTGAGCGCACCGAGCCGCGCTTATACAGGCCCCCGGCGCCCGGGTAGGCGAATGGGTCGCCGGCGGCCGCGGCCAGGCTCAGGCGGCCCTCGTGAAGCAGCCCGTAGGGGTCGGCGTAGAGGCCCTCGCCCTTCACCAGCACCATGCCGCCCGCCTTGCCCGCCAGGTCCTCATCCGGCTTCACGTCGCGCCGCTCCAGGATGGCGCTGGGGCTCGGGCTAACGCCCGGGGCGGCAGGGGCGTTTCCCAGCCGCTCGGCCGCGTGGTGCACGGGGCTGCCAGCGTAGGAGGGCGGGCGCCCCCCGGCATACGATAGGCGCGAGCGCGACGGCGAGCCCGACGGCAGCCCCGACGGTAGCCCCGGCGGCGGCGAACCGGAGGCTAGGTGCGGCGCCGGCGACAGGTTGTTGAGGCGCCGCGTGGGCGACGACTCCCGCGACGCATACACCATCTCTCTCTGTGCAGAAGACAGCCCCCGAACCCCACAGGGCTGGTCACAAAGGGGGATCCCTTGCTTCTTACTTGAGGAGCCAGCAGCTCCCCCCTGACGCTTACGAAGTCCCTTCTGTTCTCTGCCTTCCCACCCTCCTGCTGCATCTTGGGCCCCTTTCCCTTCAGGGCTCCCAGCACGGAGGGAGAAGTGGTGGAGGGAGAGGCACCAGAGGAGCGACCCCCAGCCCACCCTATGGTGGGGGACGGGAAGCGAAAAGGTAAGGGGTGGTTCCTGAGAGAGGTCTCCTAGAATATTTAGAGGCGGGTTCGAGAAATCTGATCGGAGaagaggggaaagtggcagaTGAGGGGAAGGACTCCTCCATGACTCCACAATTAATGAAGGCCACCCTCTGCTTCAGCCTCCACATTCCCTTCTCCAAAGCTGTCCCTGGTGACAAGTGACTAGACTCTGTGCTCCTGG
Protein-coding sequences here:
- the SRCIN1 gene encoding SRC kinase signaling inhibitor 1 isoform X3, whose amino-acid sequence is MQPWQCLRRFALAWWERTAEGSARSSREEAGPRDPGGRGEPGLQRAAGGKPPGLCSLCLKSPDPERSSPPMLSADDAEYPREYRTLGGGGGGGGSGGRRFSNVGLVHTSERRHTVIAAQSLEALSGLQKADADRKRDAFMDHLKSKYPQHALALRSQQDRMREQVGGWTVDPVCLLSSLCSHLHGDSAPSGAGQPAQQPNYWSFKTRSSRHTQGAQPGLADQAAKLSYASAESLETMSEAELPLGFSRMNRFRQSLPLSRSTSQTKLRSPGVLFLQFGEETRRVHITHEVSSLDTLHALIAHMFPQKLTMGMLKSPNTAILIKDEARNVFYELEDVRDIQDRSIIKIYRKEPLYAAFPGSHLTNGDLRREMVYASRESSPTRRLNNLSPAPHLASGSPPPGLPSGLPSGSPSRSRLSYAGGRPPSYAGSPVHHAAERLGNAPAAPGVSPSPSAILERRDVKPDEDLAGKAGGMVLVKGEGLYADPYGLLHEGRLSLAAAAGDPFAYPGAGGLYKRGSVRSLSTYSAAALQSDLEDSLYKAAAGGGPLYGDGYGFRLPPSSPQKLADVAAPPGGPPPPHSPYSGPPSRGSPVRQSFRKDSGSSSVFAESPGGKTRSTGGSSTAGAPPPELFPGPGERPLVGFGPPVPAKDTETRERMEAMEKQIASLTGLVQSALLRGSEPETPSEKIEGSNGAATPSAPCGSGSRSSGATPVSGPPPPSASSTPAGQPTAINRLQMQLHLRGLQNSTNDLRSQLQQLRKLQLQNLESLRALLKGTEAELSMRVSEAARRQEDPLQRQRTLVEEERLRYLNDEELITQQLNDLEKSVEKIQRDVSHNHRLVPGPELEEKALVLKQLGETLTELKAHFPGLQSKMRVVLRVEVEAVKFLKEEPQRLDGLLKRCRGVTDTLAQIRRQVDEGAWPPPGNLLNQSPKKVTAETDFNKSLDFEMPPPSPPLKLHEMSGPTEGAPPTPKAGNPTKGLDTPGKRSVDKAVSVEAAERDWEEKRAALTQYSAKDINRLLEETQAELLKAIPDLDCGSKAHPGPASTPDHKAPKMPHGQKATPRTEPSGRRGSDELTVPRYRTEKPSKSPPPPPPRRSFPSSHGLTTTRTGEVVVTSKKDSAFIKKAESEELEVQKPQVKLRRAVSEVARPSSTPPIMASAIKDEDDEDRIIAELEVFERSSVSPLPPTPCRQPIPTFLFPQDPGPPGGSAPGPTWKSGGGSVPPMKVVTLGTSRLKAAQGQAGSPDKGKHGKQRAEYMRIQAQQQATKPSKEMSGSNETSSPVSEKPSASRTSIPVLTSFGARNSSISF
- the SRCIN1 gene encoding SRC kinase signaling inhibitor 1 isoform X6 gives rise to the protein MQPWQCLRRFALAWWERTAEGSARSSREEAGPRDPGGRGEPDPERSSPPMLSADDAEYPREYRTLGGGGGGGGSGGRRFSNVGLVHTSERRHTVIAAQSLEALSGLQKADADRKRDAFMDHLKSKYPQHALALRSQQDRMREQQPNYWSFKTRSSRHTQGAQPGLADQAAKLSYASAESLETMSEAELPLGFSRMNRFRQSLPLSRSTSQTKLRSPGVLFLQFGEETRRVHITHEVSSLDTLHALIAHMFPQKLTMGMLKSPNTAILIKDEARNVFYELEDVRDIQDRSIIKIYRKEPLYAAFPGSHLTNGDLRREMVYASRESSPTRRLNNLSPAPHLASGSPPPGLPSGLPSGSPSRSRLSYAGGRPPSYAGSPVHHAAERLGNAPAAPGVSPSPSAILERRDVKPDEDLAGKAGGMVLVKGEGLYADPYGLLHEGRLSLAAAAGDPFAYPGAGGLYKRGSVRSLSTYSAAALQSDLEDSLYKAAAGGGPLYGDGYGFRLPPSSPQKLADVAAPPGGPPPPHSPYSGPPSRGSPVRQSFRKDSGSSSVFAESPGGKTRSTGGSSTAGAPPPELFPGPGERPLVGFGPPVPAKDTETRERMEAMEKQIASLTGLVQSALLRGSEPETPSEKIEGSNGAATPSAPCGSGSRSSGATPVSGPPPPSASSTPAGQPTAINRLQMQLHLRGLQNSTNDLRSQLQQLRKLQLQNLESLRALLKGTEAELSMRVSEAARRQEDPLQRQRTLVEEERLRYLNDEELITQQLNDLEKSVEKIQRDVSHNHRLVPGPELEEKALVLKQLGETLTELKAHFPGLQSKMRVVLRVEVEAVKFLKEEPQRLDGLLKRCRGVTDTLAQIRRQVDEGAWPPPGNLLNQSPKKVTAETDFNKSLDFEMPPPSPPLKLHEMSGPTEGAPPTPKAGNPTKGLDTPGKRSVDKAVSVEAAERDWEEKRAALTQYSAKDINRLLEETQAELLKAIPDLDCGSKAHPGPASTPDHKAPKMPHGQKATPRTEPSGRRGSDELTVPRYRTEKPSKSPPPPPPRRSFPSSHGLTTTRTGEVVVTSKKDSAFIKKAESEELEVQKPQVKLRRAVSEVARPSSTPPIMASAIKDEDDEDRIIAELESGGGSVPPMKVVTLGTSRLKAAQGQAGSPDKGKHGKQRAEYMRIQAQQQATKPSKEMSGSNETSSPVSEKPSASRTSIPVLTSFGARNSSISF